One window of the Thermasporomyces composti genome contains the following:
- a CDS encoding YnfA family protein, which yields MTVLRSVLLFALAALAEIGGAWLVWQGWREHRGVLWIAAGVLALGAYGFVATFQPDPHFGRILAAYGGVFVAGSLAWGVVVDKFRPDRWDLIGAGLCLLGVAVIMYAPRG from the coding sequence GTGACCGTGCTGCGTTCGGTGCTCTTGTTCGCGCTCGCGGCCTTGGCCGAGATCGGGGGAGCGTGGTTGGTGTGGCAAGGCTGGCGGGAGCACCGAGGAGTGCTGTGGATCGCGGCCGGCGTCCTCGCCTTGGGCGCGTACGGCTTCGTGGCCACGTTCCAGCCCGATCCCCACTTCGGCCGGATCCTCGCCGCGTACGGCGGCGTCTTCGTCGCGGGCTCCTTGGCGTGGGGCGTGGTCGTCGACAAGTTCCGTCCGGATCGCTGGGACCTGATCGGCGCCGGGCTGTGTCTGCTCGGTGTGGCCGTCATCATGTACGCCCCTCGCGGCTGA
- a CDS encoding endonuclease/exonuclease/phosphatase family protein yields the protein MECDQADSPLIGPVAPPALHVMSFNLRVGNEGLPDPWPERRPVSAALLRAEQPAVIGTQEGLYPQVREVAAALPARYEWVGTGREGGSRGEFMAVFFDAERLQPREFDHFWLSDTPSVVGSTTWGNRVVRMATWVRFTDLATGRELVVLNTHLDHAVDRAQRLGAELLARRLADFDADLPVIVTGDFNVPAQASVPYDTLVGAAGLVDTWTAAEKQLTPAYATFHGYRPPQVDGDRIDWILVRPGIHVRAAAINTFTLDGRWASDHWPVHAVVEL from the coding sequence GTGGAGTGTGACCAGGCCGACAGCCCGCTCATCGGGCCGGTGGCGCCGCCGGCGCTCCACGTGATGTCGTTCAACCTCCGTGTGGGCAATGAGGGCCTGCCCGACCCTTGGCCCGAGCGGCGTCCGGTCTCCGCCGCGCTCCTGCGAGCGGAGCAGCCGGCGGTCATCGGTACCCAGGAAGGGCTCTACCCGCAGGTCCGCGAGGTGGCCGCCGCCCTGCCGGCGCGGTACGAGTGGGTCGGCACCGGCCGCGAGGGCGGGTCCCGCGGCGAGTTCATGGCCGTCTTCTTCGACGCCGAACGGCTCCAGCCGCGCGAGTTCGACCACTTCTGGCTCTCCGACACCCCATCCGTCGTGGGCTCGACGACGTGGGGCAACCGGGTGGTCCGCATGGCGACGTGGGTGCGCTTCACCGACCTGGCGACGGGTCGGGAGCTCGTCGTCTTGAACACCCACCTCGACCATGCCGTCGACCGGGCCCAGCGCCTGGGCGCGGAGCTGCTCGCCCGGCGCCTCGCCGACTTCGACGCGGATCTTCCCGTGATCGTGACCGGCGACTTCAACGTCCCGGCGCAAGCATCGGTCCCGTACGACACGCTCGTCGGAGCTGCCGGCCTGGTCGACACGTGGACCGCCGCGGAGAAGCAGCTGACCCCGGCGTACGCGACGTTCCACGGCTACCGACCACCTCAGGTGGACGGCGACCGCATCGACTGGATCTTGGTGCGCCCCGGGATCCACGTCCGGGCGGCCGCGATCAACACCTTCACCCTCGACGGGCGCTGGGCGTCCGACCACTGGCCGGTGCACGCCGTGGTCGAGCTCTGA
- a CDS encoding heparinase II/III domain-containing protein: protein MLREILTTEALSNHLPQPGAWRPVPDVNDRAFWTSVEEPTRSALLAHAEEVTRAPWPVQPATLWLDFRRTGNRTRFERGYFARRTRLAAAVLAACLTDEDRWHEEVLDGVWLLCEETSWCIPAHDESHGARGGDLPNPANPTLDLFAAETGALLAWTYAVLGDRVRDRSEFAVRRLLDEVRRRVLIPQRTIDTWTWFGRTRRHVNNWNPWINSNVLACSFLLDFDRDDIVRTTERVVEGLEVFLAGYQPDGACTEGHSYWWRAGASLSECLEFLRSASGGVLDCFGLPLVREIGRYPHRVHIADRWYVNVADGPAQVDKNACAHVLYRFGVRVGDEEMKAHARAMRGDDGPAVSPGTPLGRALLALADTEWRREPPRSAPLVAQAWWPDAQLLVARQHPGRADGLLISVKGGHNAEDHNHNDVGTVLVALDGHPVLVDAGVGEYTAQTFSDRRYEIWALRSAYHNVPLIDGYEQAPGAAYAARDVTVELDSGRVHASVDLAGAYPAEAGCRRWLRTLTLDRAGEGRVTLVDSWELDHHPRDLRLHLMASGTPDTTVRGTIVVPGQRRALRVDYDAELLDVGVERIAFQDSKLNPVWGEALWRIALVVRTPAATGSVRLVMYPVTSD, encoded by the coding sequence ATGTTGCGAGAGATCCTCACCACCGAGGCGCTGTCGAACCACCTGCCACAGCCCGGCGCGTGGCGACCTGTCCCGGACGTCAACGATCGGGCCTTCTGGACGAGCGTCGAGGAGCCGACGAGGTCCGCCCTGCTCGCCCACGCCGAGGAGGTCACCCGAGCGCCGTGGCCGGTCCAGCCTGCCACGCTCTGGCTGGACTTTCGGCGAACCGGCAACCGCACCAGGTTCGAGAGAGGCTACTTCGCTCGTCGTACCCGGTTGGCCGCCGCCGTCCTGGCGGCCTGTCTCACCGACGAGGATCGCTGGCACGAGGAGGTCCTCGACGGGGTGTGGCTGCTGTGCGAGGAGACCTCGTGGTGCATCCCGGCCCACGACGAGTCGCACGGTGCGCGAGGCGGCGACCTGCCGAACCCGGCGAACCCGACGCTGGACCTGTTCGCGGCGGAGACCGGCGCCCTGCTGGCCTGGACGTACGCCGTCCTCGGTGACCGAGTCCGGGACCGCTCGGAGTTCGCCGTCCGACGCCTGCTCGACGAGGTGCGCCGGCGCGTCCTCATCCCGCAGCGCACGATCGATACCTGGACGTGGTTCGGTCGGACCCGGCGGCACGTCAACAACTGGAACCCGTGGATCAACTCCAACGTGCTCGCCTGCTCGTTCCTGCTCGACTTCGACCGCGACGACATCGTGCGCACGACCGAGCGGGTCGTCGAAGGGCTCGAGGTGTTCCTCGCCGGCTACCAGCCGGACGGTGCCTGCACCGAGGGACACTCGTACTGGTGGCGGGCGGGCGCGTCGCTGTCGGAGTGTCTGGAGTTCCTCCGGTCGGCCAGCGGTGGGGTGCTGGACTGCTTCGGGCTCCCACTCGTGCGCGAGATCGGCCGCTACCCGCATCGGGTCCACATCGCCGACCGCTGGTACGTCAACGTGGCCGACGGGCCAGCGCAGGTCGACAAGAACGCGTGCGCCCACGTCCTCTACCGGTTCGGCGTCCGGGTGGGCGACGAGGAGATGAAGGCCCACGCCCGCGCCATGCGCGGCGACGACGGGCCGGCGGTCTCGCCCGGCACCCCCCTGGGTCGGGCGCTGCTGGCGCTCGCCGACACCGAGTGGCGGAGGGAACCACCCCGCTCCGCGCCTCTCGTCGCGCAGGCGTGGTGGCCGGACGCGCAGCTGCTCGTCGCGCGGCAGCACCCGGGACGTGCGGACGGCCTGCTCATCTCGGTGAAGGGCGGCCACAACGCCGAGGACCACAACCACAACGACGTCGGAACGGTGCTGGTGGCGCTCGACGGGCATCCGGTGCTCGTGGACGCCGGCGTCGGTGAGTACACCGCCCAGACCTTCTCGGACCGGCGCTACGAGATCTGGGCGCTCCGCAGCGCGTACCACAACGTGCCGTTGATCGACGGGTACGAGCAGGCACCGGGCGCGGCGTACGCGGCCCGTGACGTCACGGTCGAGTTGGACTCGGGCCGGGTCCACGCCAGCGTGGACCTCGCCGGCGCGTACCCCGCGGAGGCGGGCTGCCGGCGGTGGCTCCGGACGCTGACCCTCGACCGCGCGGGGGAGGGGCGGGTCACGTTGGTCGACTCCTGGGAGCTCGACCACCACCCCCGGGACCTGCGCCTGCACCTGATGGCGTCGGGCACCCCGGACACAACCGTGCGGGGGACGATCGTGGTCCCCGGGCAGCGGCGCGCGCTCCGCGTCGACTACGACGCGGAGCTCCTCGACGTCGGCGTCGAGCGCATCGCCTTCCAGGACAGCAAGCTGAACCCGGTCTGGGGTGAGGCGCTCTGGCGGATCGCCCTCGTGGTCCGGACACCCGCCGCGACCGGGTCGGTGCGCCTGGTCATGTACCCGGTCACGTCGGACTGA
- the dcd gene encoding dCTP deaminase produces MLLSDRDIRVEIDKGRVVLEPFEPAFVQPSSVDVRIDRYFRVFENHRYPHIDPAQEQPDLTRLIECAEGEPFILHPGEFVLASTYERVSLPDDIAARLEGKSSLGRLGLLTHSTAGWIDPGFSGHITLELSNVATLPIKLWPGMKIGQLCFFRLSSPAEHPYGAEVYGSRYQNQRGPTPSRSYRNFYRF; encoded by the coding sequence GTGCTCCTCTCCGACCGTGACATCCGCGTCGAGATCGACAAGGGCCGGGTGGTCCTCGAACCGTTCGAGCCTGCCTTCGTGCAGCCGTCGAGCGTCGACGTCCGGATCGACCGTTACTTCCGGGTCTTCGAGAACCACCGCTACCCCCACATCGATCCCGCGCAGGAGCAGCCGGACCTGACGCGGCTCATCGAGTGCGCGGAGGGGGAGCCGTTCATCCTCCACCCCGGGGAGTTCGTCCTCGCCTCGACGTACGAGCGGGTCAGCCTCCCCGACGACATCGCCGCCCGCCTGGAGGGCAAGTCGAGCCTGGGGCGCCTGGGGCTGCTCACCCACTCGACAGCCGGGTGGATCGACCCCGGATTCTCCGGGCACATCACCCTCGAGCTGTCGAACGTCGCGACGCTGCCGATCAAGCTCTGGCCGGGCATGAAGATCGGCCAGCTCTGCTTCTTCCGGCTGTCCTCGCCGGCGGAGCACCCGTACGGCGCCGAGGTCTACGGCTCGCGCTACCAGAACCAGCGCGGGCCCACACCCTCGCGGTCGTACCGCAACTTCTACCGGTTCTGA
- a CDS encoding (Fe-S)-binding protein has protein sequence MRTFAIVTTTAITLVAVALVTRTVAGMVGVVRLGQPVVGRTDQPWRRWATMLRETVGHTRLTRWPLVGVAHWFVFVGFGFLFFTLVSAYGQVYGGADWTLPLLGHWWPYEIAAELVASLTLAGILVLIVIRQRNHPRRLGRRSRFSGSTMWQAYYVEATIVVIACCILVLRGLEGALGGPERGSHHLVTAPLVAAFSGLAPTTLATAILAVATLKIAVSMAWLVVIALYPTMGVAWHRFTAFPNIWFRRKADGGTALGELPPMYSRGRPIDFEDPSEDDIFGAGAVEEFTWKALLDFTTCTECGRCQSQCPAWNTGKPLSPKGFILDLRDHAYAKAPYLRASENEREALPDQVKAEAQRRLVGAIDDPAAGTLGAVIDSDVLWSCTTCGACVEQCPVDIEHVDHIVEMRRHQVLVESEFPSELNQLFRGLESRGNPWNMNPAARLEWTKGLSFEVPVVGEGDVTDLSRVEYLFWVGCAGAFDDRAKKTTRAVAELLHIAGVSFAVLGPAETCTGDPARRAGNEFVYQMLAQQNVETLREAGATKVVATCAHCFNTIRNEYRQLGLELEVVHHTQLLNRLVREGRLRPVPPTADGERRPVTYHDPCYLGRHNQVYQPPRELLSALPEVEVREMPRSGRTSFCCGAGGARMWMEERIGTRINLERTAEAVATGAERIATACPFCRVMLRDGVTQHQADGKAGEDVEVVDVAQLLLESVRRGGDRSAASASPGDATAGADGGSGDAAPVRD, from the coding sequence ATGCGTACGTTCGCGATCGTGACGACCACGGCGATCACCTTGGTGGCGGTCGCATTGGTCACCCGCACCGTCGCCGGAATGGTCGGGGTCGTGCGGCTCGGCCAGCCCGTGGTCGGTCGTACGGACCAGCCCTGGCGTCGATGGGCGACGATGCTGCGCGAGACCGTGGGTCACACCAGGTTGACACGCTGGCCGCTGGTCGGTGTGGCGCACTGGTTCGTCTTCGTCGGCTTCGGATTCCTCTTCTTCACCCTCGTCTCCGCCTACGGCCAGGTGTATGGCGGAGCCGACTGGACGCTGCCGCTCCTCGGTCACTGGTGGCCGTACGAGATCGCGGCCGAGCTCGTGGCCTCGCTGACCTTGGCCGGCATCCTCGTCCTCATCGTCATCCGGCAGCGCAACCACCCGCGTCGGCTCGGGCGGCGCAGTCGGTTCAGCGGCTCGACGATGTGGCAGGCCTACTACGTCGAGGCCACGATCGTCGTGATCGCCTGCTGCATCCTCGTCCTGCGAGGCTTGGAAGGCGCCCTCGGCGGGCCCGAGCGCGGCTCGCACCACCTGGTCACCGCCCCACTCGTCGCAGCGTTCTCCGGACTGGCTCCGACGACCCTCGCGACCGCGATCCTCGCCGTCGCCACGCTCAAGATCGCGGTCTCCATGGCGTGGCTCGTCGTCATCGCGCTGTACCCCACGATGGGCGTGGCCTGGCACCGCTTCACGGCGTTCCCGAACATCTGGTTCCGGCGCAAGGCCGACGGCGGCACCGCGTTGGGTGAGCTGCCACCGATGTACTCGCGAGGCCGGCCCATCGACTTCGAGGACCCCAGCGAGGACGACATCTTCGGCGCGGGAGCGGTCGAGGAGTTCACCTGGAAGGCGTTGCTGGACTTCACCACCTGCACCGAGTGCGGACGATGCCAGTCGCAGTGCCCGGCGTGGAACACCGGCAAGCCCTTGTCGCCCAAGGGCTTCATCCTCGACCTGCGCGACCACGCGTACGCCAAGGCGCCCTACCTGCGGGCGTCGGAGAACGAGCGGGAGGCTTTGCCCGACCAGGTGAAGGCGGAGGCGCAACGCCGGTTGGTGGGCGCGATCGACGACCCGGCGGCCGGCACGCTCGGCGCGGTGATCGACTCCGACGTCCTCTGGTCGTGCACGACGTGCGGCGCCTGTGTCGAGCAATGCCCGGTGGACATCGAGCACGTCGACCACATCGTCGAGATGCGCCGGCACCAGGTGCTCGTCGAGTCGGAGTTCCCCAGCGAGCTCAACCAGCTGTTCCGGGGATTGGAGAGCCGCGGCAACCCGTGGAACATGAACCCGGCGGCACGGCTGGAGTGGACGAAAGGGCTGTCGTTCGAGGTGCCGGTCGTCGGTGAGGGCGACGTGACCGACCTGTCCCGGGTGGAGTACCTGTTCTGGGTCGGGTGTGCCGGCGCGTTCGACGATCGCGCCAAGAAGACGACGCGCGCGGTCGCGGAGCTGCTGCACATCGCCGGGGTGTCCTTCGCCGTTCTCGGCCCCGCCGAGACCTGCACCGGTGATCCCGCACGGCGCGCCGGCAACGAGTTCGTCTACCAGATGCTGGCCCAGCAGAACGTCGAGACGCTGCGCGAGGCGGGCGCGACCAAGGTGGTCGCGACCTGCGCGCACTGCTTCAACACGATTCGCAACGAGTACCGCCAGCTCGGCTTGGAGCTCGAGGTCGTCCACCACACGCAGCTGCTCAACCGCCTGGTGCGGGAGGGGCGGTTGCGCCCCGTGCCGCCGACGGCCGACGGCGAGCGACGACCCGTCACCTACCACGACCCGTGCTATCTCGGCCGACACAACCAGGTCTACCAGCCGCCCCGGGAGCTGCTGAGCGCGCTGCCCGAGGTGGAGGTGCGAGAGATGCCGCGCAGCGGTCGGACGTCCTTCTGCTGCGGCGCCGGCGGAGCCCGCATGTGGATGGAGGAGCGCATCGGCACCCGCATCAACCTCGAGCGCACCGCCGAGGCCGTGGCGACCGGCGCCGAGCGCATCGCCACCGCCTGCCCGTTCTGCCGGGTGATGCTGAGGGACGGCGTCACCCAGCACCAGGCCGACGGCAAGGCTGGTGAGGACGTCGAAGTGGTCGACGTGGCACAGCTGCTGCTGGAGTCGGTCCGTCGAGGCGGTGACCGCTCCGCCGCGAGCGCCTCCCCTGGCGACGCCACCGCCGGCGCGGACGGCGGGAGCGGTGACGCCGCACCGGTGCGCGACTAG
- a CDS encoding ABC transporter permease codes for MIEWLSRNVDEIVVLFGWHAMLSVLPLVFGLLLSIPLGWLARERRWLYPPLVGVSSLLYTIPSLALFVALPAVLGTRILDPVNVVVALTIYTVALLVRTVADGLAAVPDDVRQAATAMGFQPLRRLLQVELPVAVPVIGAGLRVAAVSNVSLVSVAAIIGVPELGMLFTDGFQRDFFTPLVTGIGLCVVLALLLDGAVLAMTRALTPWERVGSRS; via the coding sequence GTGATCGAGTGGCTGTCCCGTAACGTCGACGAGATCGTCGTACTGTTCGGGTGGCACGCGATGCTCTCCGTGCTGCCGCTGGTCTTCGGGCTGCTCCTCTCCATCCCGTTGGGCTGGCTGGCGCGCGAGCGTCGGTGGCTGTATCCGCCACTGGTGGGCGTCTCCAGCCTGCTGTACACGATCCCGTCCCTGGCGCTCTTCGTCGCTCTTCCGGCGGTTCTCGGCACTCGCATCCTCGACCCGGTCAACGTCGTGGTCGCCCTCACGATCTACACCGTCGCGCTCTTGGTCCGCACAGTCGCCGACGGTTTGGCCGCTGTGCCCGACGACGTGCGGCAGGCGGCGACCGCGATGGGCTTCCAGCCGCTCCGTCGGCTGCTGCAGGTCGAGCTTCCGGTGGCCGTGCCCGTCATCGGCGCCGGGCTACGGGTCGCGGCGGTGTCCAACGTGAGCTTGGTCAGCGTCGCCGCGATCATCGGTGTCCCCGAGCTCGGGATGCTGTTCACCGACGGCTTCCAACGTGACTTCTTCACGCCGCTCGTCACCGGCATCGGCCTGTGTGTGGTGCTCGCGCTGCTCCTCGACGGCGCGGTGCTCGCCATGACACGCGCGCTCACGCCGTGGGAGCGAGTGGGGAGCCGCTCATGA
- a CDS encoding ABC transporter permease — protein MIGALLSWLTDPAHWAGSDGVPHRVAEHLGYSVLALLLAAVIAVPLGLFIGHTGRGTFLIAGLANALRALPTLGLLILAVLALISRLPGELGFLVPSIAVLVVLAVPPILSGSYAGVRSVPPEARDAAFGMGMTGREVLVKVEMPCALPLLFSGLRSAMLQIVSTATVAAYVGLGGLGRLLIDGLAVRDYPQMLAGALLVAVLAVLVELLLAGLQRLVVPRGLIAAARRGERRTRDVGGEDVQDQLEDHLVRAR, from the coding sequence ATGATCGGCGCTCTCCTCTCCTGGCTCACCGATCCCGCCCACTGGGCGGGATCCGACGGCGTGCCCCACCGGGTGGCCGAGCACCTCGGCTACTCGGTCCTCGCGCTGCTCCTGGCCGCCGTCATCGCCGTTCCGCTCGGGCTGTTCATCGGCCACACGGGACGGGGCACCTTCCTCATCGCGGGACTCGCCAACGCCTTGCGCGCGCTGCCCACCCTCGGTCTCCTGATCCTCGCCGTCCTGGCGCTGATCTCCCGGCTGCCCGGCGAGCTCGGCTTCCTGGTGCCCAGCATCGCCGTCCTCGTCGTCCTCGCCGTGCCCCCGATCCTCAGCGGCTCCTACGCCGGTGTCCGTTCCGTTCCCCCCGAGGCGCGCGACGCCGCGTTCGGCATGGGGATGACGGGCCGTGAGGTGCTGGTCAAGGTCGAGATGCCCTGCGCGCTGCCGCTTCTCTTCTCCGGCCTGCGCAGCGCGATGCTCCAGATCGTCTCCACCGCCACGGTGGCGGCCTACGTCGGCCTCGGCGGGCTCGGACGACTGTTGATCGACGGCTTGGCGGTGCGTGACTACCCCCAGATGCTGGCGGGCGCGCTGCTCGTCGCTGTTCTCGCCGTGCTCGTCGAGCTGCTGCTCGCCGGACTCCAGCGACTCGTCGTTCCCCGTGGGCTCATCGCCGCCGCGCGACGAGGCGAACGACGGACGCGCGACGTCGGAGGGGAGGACGTCCAGGACCAGCTCGAGGACCACCTGGTCCGGGCGCGCTGA
- a CDS encoding ABC transporter substrate-binding protein has translation MRPTRTLLATVVAGLLAITACGGGGDPLATNSTEPAGRDTITVGSANFPEAVLLGEIYAGALEAKGIQVERKLNIGSRETYIKGLEDGSLDLVPEYTGVLLQYYDSDATAAEPDEVYAALRDALPSGLTVLEMSSAEDKDAVVVTRETAEEYDLSSIEDLKPYASSMVLGGPPEWKTRPTGVPGLEKVYGLTFKSFKELDTAGPVTVAALKSGQVDAANLFTTQSAIEENDFVVLEDPKLLFTAQNVVPLIVEDKASDTVRDALNAVSAQLDTETLRELVRKVEVDKEDPDTVAEEWLTTTGLV, from the coding sequence ATGCGACCGACACGGACCCTCCTCGCCACGGTGGTGGCCGGCTTGCTCGCCATCACCGCCTGTGGAGGGGGTGGAGACCCACTCGCCACGAACAGCACGGAGCCGGCGGGACGCGACACGATCACCGTGGGCTCGGCCAACTTCCCGGAGGCGGTCCTGCTCGGGGAGATCTACGCCGGAGCGCTGGAGGCCAAGGGCATCCAGGTTGAGCGCAAGCTCAACATCGGGAGTCGGGAGACCTACATCAAGGGACTCGAGGACGGCTCCCTCGACCTGGTTCCCGAGTACACCGGCGTGCTGCTGCAGTACTACGACTCCGACGCGACAGCCGCCGAGCCGGACGAGGTCTACGCCGCGCTCCGCGACGCTCTGCCGTCCGGTCTCACCGTCCTGGAGATGTCGTCGGCGGAGGACAAGGACGCGGTGGTGGTGACCCGGGAGACCGCCGAGGAGTACGACCTCAGCTCGATCGAGGACCTCAAGCCGTACGCGTCGTCGATGGTTCTGGGCGGTCCGCCCGAGTGGAAGACCCGACCGACTGGCGTCCCGGGCTTGGAGAAGGTGTACGGCCTGACGTTCAAGTCGTTCAAGGAGCTGGACACCGCGGGACCGGTGACCGTGGCGGCGCTCAAGAGCGGTCAGGTCGACGCCGCGAACCTCTTCACCACCCAGTCGGCGATCGAGGAGAACGACTTCGTCGTCCTCGAGGACCCGAAGCTGCTCTTCACCGCACAAAACGTCGTCCCGCTCATCGTCGAGGACAAGGCGTCCGACACCGTGCGCGACGCGCTGAACGCCGTCTCGGCCCAGCTGGACACCGAGACCTTGCGGGAGCTCGTCCGCAAGGTCGAAGTCGACAAGGAGGACCCCGACACGGTGGCGGAGGAGTGGCTGACCACGACCGGGCTGGTCTGA
- the hutH gene encoding histidine ammonia-lyase, with the protein MEQVTVSGRPLTEAEVVAVARHGCRVALAPEALTAIAAGRKPVDDLAAAERPAYGVSTGFGALATRFIVPELRAKLQRSLIRSHAAGIGPDVEDEVVRAMMLLRLRTLATGQTGVRPEIATTLLALLNAGITPVVPEHGSLGCSGDLAPLAHVALALTGEGEVWSGEGGARRRRPAAEALADAGIAPVTLAEKEGLALINGTEGMLGMLVLACHDAQRLLDTADVTAAMSVEALLGTDRVFAADLQALRPHPGQVHSARHLRQLLAGSPIVASHAGPSDTRVQDAYSLRCAAQVNGAARDALAFARTVAGHELAAVIDNPVVLPDGRLESNGNFHGAPLAYALDFLAIVVADVASMAERRTDRFLDVARSHGLPAFLADDPGVDSGYMIAQYTQAALVSELKRLAVPASVDSIPSSAMQEDHVSMGWSAGRKLRRALAGLAEVLAVEAMTAARGLDLRAPLRPGPATSAVLAAIRRRVPGPGPDRELSKEIAAVVDLVRSGELVVAAQSVTGPWDAEPELSAHAAEPEAAEEDP; encoded by the coding sequence ATGGAGCAGGTGACGGTCAGTGGCCGACCACTGACCGAGGCGGAGGTCGTGGCGGTCGCCCGGCACGGCTGCCGCGTCGCTCTCGCGCCCGAAGCGCTCACCGCGATCGCCGCTGGACGGAAGCCGGTCGACGACCTCGCTGCGGCGGAGCGCCCGGCCTACGGCGTTTCGACCGGGTTTGGTGCGCTCGCGACCCGCTTCATCGTCCCGGAGCTGCGGGCCAAGCTCCAGCGCAGCCTGATCCGCTCCCATGCCGCGGGGATCGGCCCCGACGTGGAGGACGAGGTCGTCCGGGCGATGATGCTGCTTCGCCTGCGGACCCTCGCGACCGGTCAGACGGGTGTTCGTCCGGAGATCGCGACGACCCTGCTGGCATTGCTCAACGCCGGCATCACCCCGGTCGTCCCCGAGCACGGGAGCCTCGGCTGCTCGGGCGACCTCGCGCCTCTGGCCCACGTCGCGCTCGCCCTCACCGGCGAGGGCGAGGTGTGGAGCGGTGAGGGTGGGGCGCGGCGGCGCCGACCTGCCGCCGAGGCGCTCGCCGACGCCGGCATCGCACCCGTCACGCTCGCGGAGAAGGAGGGCCTCGCGCTCATCAACGGCACCGAGGGCATGCTCGGCATGCTCGTGCTGGCCTGCCACGACGCACAGCGGCTGCTCGACACCGCCGACGTGACGGCGGCGATGAGCGTGGAGGCGCTGCTCGGCACCGACCGGGTCTTCGCCGCCGACCTGCAAGCCCTGCGGCCCCACCCGGGGCAGGTCCACTCGGCCCGACACCTGCGCCAGCTGCTCGCCGGCTCCCCCATCGTGGCGAGCCACGCCGGCCCCAGCGACACGCGGGTCCAGGACGCGTACTCGCTGCGATGCGCGGCCCAGGTCAACGGCGCGGCCCGGGACGCCCTGGCCTTCGCCCGGACGGTCGCCGGTCATGAGCTCGCCGCGGTCATCGACAACCCGGTCGTGCTGCCGGACGGTCGGTTGGAGTCGAACGGCAACTTCCACGGGGCGCCGCTGGCGTACGCGCTGGACTTCCTCGCGATCGTCGTCGCCGACGTCGCGAGCATGGCGGAACGTCGGACGGACCGCTTCCTCGACGTGGCCCGAAGCCACGGCCTCCCGGCGTTCCTGGCCGACGACCCCGGGGTGGACTCGGGGTACATGATCGCCCAGTACACCCAGGCCGCCTTGGTCAGCGAGCTGAAGCGGCTCGCGGTCCCCGCGAGCGTGGACTCCATTCCCTCCTCGGCCATGCAGGAGGACCACGTCTCGATGGGCTGGTCGGCGGGACGCAAGCTCCGTCGAGCCCTCGCCGGGCTCGCCGAGGTGTTGGCCGTGGAGGCGATGACGGCGGCCCGCGGACTCGACCTGCGGGCGCCCTTGCGGCCGGGACCGGCGACCTCGGCCGTGCTCGCCGCCATTCGACGGCGGGTGCCGGGGCCGGGTCCCGACCGCGAGCTGTCGAAGGAGATCGCCGCCGTGGTCGACCTGGTCCGTTCCGGTGAGCTCGTCGTCGCGGCGCAGTCGGTCACCGGGCCGTGGGACGCGGAGCCTGAGCTGTCCGCGCACGCGGCGGAGCCCGAAGCGGCAGAGGAGGACCCATGA